From Polaribacter butkevichii, a single genomic window includes:
- a CDS encoding FdhF/YdeP family oxidoreductase translates to MSKKIKEQPPEKLTGIQLTEVPKTAVGVKAIVSALTHIKDEVGISKGIQLLSKLNQKDGFDCPGCAWPDPDEKRAFLAEYCENGAKAVAEEATKNKVSPIFFTTKSIQELSELSDYEIGKSGRITHPMYLPEGATHYEEISWEHAFNIIGEELNSLNSPDEAIFYTSGRTSNEAAYLYQLFVRQFGTNNLPDCSNMCHESSGVALSQTLGIGKGSVTLDDFNHADLVIVIGQNPGTNHPRMLSALGETKKKGAKIITINPLPEVGLMNYKDPQNPLKWVGAGQDLTDLFLPVKINGDVALLKIILKLMKEKEDAEPNSVFDHQFIEEKTAGLEDLLKDLDTYSIDELLPQTGLTLDKIKETTALIINNKNIIICWAMGLTQHKNGVDNIREVVNILLLKGSIGKKGAGTCPVRGHSNVQGDRTMGIWERPPASFLDNLEKEFQFKAPRKFGFDVVESIEAMHKKEAKVFFGMGGNFISATPDTTFTADALRNCNLTVQVSTKLNRSHLITGKKAIILPCLGRTEKDYQATGEQFVSVENSMGVVHQSKGTLEPCSKNLLSETAIVAGVANATIKNTTTNWSELISNYDFIRDKIEATIPGFNDFNTRVRIKGGFYLPNNARENDFTPTKTGKANFSINKPSEIALENNQFMMMTIRTHDQYNTTIYGLDDRYRGVLNERRIIFMNTDDMNSLNLKKLDLVDLTSHFNKEEREAKGFLVVPYEIPKQCTATYFPEANVLVPLKSKADISNTPTSKTVIITIKKR, encoded by the coding sequence ATGTCTAAAAAAATAAAAGAACAACCACCAGAAAAATTAACAGGCATTCAATTAACAGAAGTTCCAAAAACTGCTGTTGGTGTTAAGGCAATTGTTTCTGCTTTAACTCATATTAAAGACGAAGTTGGTATTTCTAAGGGGATTCAATTATTATCTAAATTAAACCAGAAAGATGGTTTTGATTGCCCAGGTTGTGCGTGGCCAGATCCTGATGAAAAAAGAGCTTTTTTAGCAGAATATTGCGAAAACGGTGCAAAAGCAGTTGCAGAAGAAGCTACCAAAAATAAAGTTTCTCCAATCTTTTTTACTACAAAATCGATACAAGAACTCTCTGAATTATCTGATTATGAAATTGGTAAAAGCGGACGAATAACACACCCAATGTATTTGCCAGAAGGCGCAACACATTACGAAGAAATTTCTTGGGAGCATGCTTTTAATATAATTGGTGAAGAATTAAATTCATTAAACTCTCCTGATGAAGCTATTTTTTATACCTCTGGTAGAACTAGTAATGAGGCAGCTTATTTATATCAGTTGTTTGTACGTCAGTTTGGAACAAACAATCTACCAGATTGCTCTAACATGTGTCATGAATCTAGTGGTGTTGCACTTTCTCAAACTTTAGGCATCGGAAAAGGTTCTGTTACTTTAGACGATTTCAATCATGCAGATTTAGTTATTGTTATTGGTCAAAACCCAGGAACCAATCACCCAAGAATGTTAAGTGCTTTAGGTGAAACAAAAAAGAAAGGCGCAAAAATAATTACAATAAACCCGTTACCAGAGGTTGGTTTAATGAATTATAAAGATCCTCAAAACCCTTTAAAATGGGTGGGAGCAGGACAAGATTTAACGGATTTGTTTTTACCCGTAAAAATAAATGGTGATGTGGCTTTGTTAAAAATCATCTTAAAGTTGATGAAAGAAAAGGAAGATGCAGAACCTAATAGCGTTTTCGATCATCAATTTATTGAAGAAAAAACTGCTGGATTAGAAGACTTATTAAAAGATTTAGACACCTACTCAATTGATGAATTATTACCACAAACAGGTTTAACATTAGATAAAATTAAAGAAACTACAGCCCTCATTATCAATAATAAAAATATTATTATTTGTTGGGCAATGGGTTTAACGCAACATAAAAACGGAGTGGATAATATCCGCGAAGTTGTTAACATATTATTACTAAAAGGAAGCATTGGTAAAAAAGGCGCAGGTACTTGTCCGGTTCGTGGACACTCTAATGTACAGGGAGACAGAACCATGGGGATTTGGGAAAGACCTCCCGCTTCATTTTTAGACAATTTAGAAAAAGAGTTTCAATTTAAAGCTCCAAGAAAATTTGGTTTTGACGTGGTTGAATCTATAGAAGCCATGCATAAAAAAGAAGCAAAAGTATTTTTTGGAATGGGGGGAAATTTTATTTCTGCCACACCAGACACCACTTTTACTGCGGATGCTTTAAGAAATTGTAATTTAACAGTACAAGTATCTACTAAACTAAATAGAAGTCATTTAATTACTGGTAAAAAAGCAATTATACTTCCTTGTTTAGGAAGAACTGAAAAAGATTATCAGGCAACTGGAGAACAATTTGTATCCGTAGAAAATTCGATGGGAGTGGTACATCAATCTAAAGGAACTTTAGAACCTTGTTCTAAAAACTTATTAAGTGAAACCGCTATTGTGGCGGGTGTTGCCAATGCAACTATTAAGAATACAACAACCAATTGGTCTGAATTAATTTCTAATTACGACTTTATTCGTGATAAAATTGAAGCAACCATTCCTGGTTTTAATGATTTTAATACCCGCGTAAGAATTAAAGGGGGTTTTTACTTGCCAAACAATGCAAGAGAAAATGATTTTACACCGACCAAAACAGGAAAGGCTAATTTTAGTATCAACAAACCTTCTGAAATTGCGTTAGAAAATAACCAATTTATGATGATGACGATTAGAACTCATGATCAATACAACACCACTATTTATGGTTTAGATGACAGATATAGAGGGGTTTTAAATGAAAGAAGAATTATCTTTATGAATACAGATGATATGAACTCATTAAATTTAAAAAAGTTAGATTTGGTAGATCTAACAAGTCATTTTAATAAAGAAGAAAGAGAAGCAAAAGGTTTTTTAGTAGTTCCTTATGAGATTCCTAAACAATGTACAGCTACTTATTTTCCGGAAGCAAATGTTTTAGTGCCTTTAAAAAGCAAAGCAGATATTAGCAATACACCTACCTCTAAAACTGTAATTATTACCATCAAAAAAAGATAA
- a CDS encoding cysteine desulfurase family protein, translating into MKTVYLDNAATTQIDEEVIEVIYSSMKQNYGNPSSIHQFGRKAKSAVETARKNIAKHFNVTASEIIFTAGGTEADNLILQNAVFNLGVQRIVTSKIEHHAVLHTCTYLKKAHNIIVDYVNVDEFGTVDTGHLEQLLSTSKEKTLVSLMLINNEIGNILEIDVIADICKNNKALFHSDTVQLIGHYPLDLQKIPVDFIAASAHKFHGPKGVGFAFFRKGFGILPMLHGGEQEMGARSSTENVHAILGMEKALEIAVSNLEEDKVYIENLKKYFIFELQSISEKIQFNGLSSDIEKSSYAILNVRFPFTNDMLLFSLDMAGIAVSGGSACQSGSNKGSHVLREILSDADADKTSIRFSFSKYTTKEQIDFVVKYLETAI; encoded by the coding sequence ATGAAAACGGTTTATTTAGACAACGCAGCTACCACACAAATTGATGAAGAAGTTATAGAGGTAATTTACTCTTCTATGAAGCAAAATTATGGTAATCCATCTTCAATACATCAATTTGGAAGAAAAGCTAAATCGGCAGTAGAAACTGCTAGAAAAAATATTGCAAAACATTTTAATGTAACTGCTAGCGAAATTATTTTTACAGCAGGTGGTACAGAAGCTGATAATTTAATTTTACAGAATGCTGTTTTTAATTTAGGAGTGCAAAGAATTGTTACTTCTAAAATAGAGCATCATGCAGTTTTACATACTTGTACTTATTTAAAAAAAGCACATAACATTATTGTAGATTATGTTAATGTTGATGAATTTGGAACTGTTGATACAGGGCATTTAGAACAGCTTTTATCAACATCAAAAGAAAAAACATTGGTAAGTTTAATGTTGATCAATAATGAAATTGGTAACATTTTAGAAATAGATGTAATTGCTGATATTTGTAAAAATAATAAGGCTTTATTTCATTCGGATACCGTTCAGTTGATAGGGCATTATCCGCTTGATTTACAAAAAATACCAGTTGATTTTATAGCAGCAAGCGCACATAAATTTCATGGACCAAAAGGAGTTGGTTTTGCCTTTTTTAGAAAAGGATTTGGAATCTTACCAATGTTACATGGTGGAGAACAAGAAATGGGCGCAAGGTCTAGTACAGAAAATGTACATGCTATTTTAGGGATGGAAAAAGCATTAGAAATTGCTGTTTCTAATTTAGAGGAAGATAAAGTTTACATAGAAAATTTAAAAAAGTATTTTATTTTTGAACTACAAAGTATATCCGAAAAGATTCAGTTTAACGGACTTTCATCCGATATAGAAAAAAGTAGTTATGCAATTTTAAATGTGCGTTTTCCTTTTACAAATGATATGTTGTTATTTAGTTTAGATATGGCAGGAATTGCTGTTTCTGGAGGAAGTGCTTGCCAAAGCGGAAGCAATAAAGGCTCTCACGTATTAAGAGAGATTTTAAGTGACGCAGATGCGGATAAAACGTCTATTCGTTTTTCTTTTTCAAAATATACAACAAAAGAACAAATTGATTTTGTTGTAAAATATTTAGAAACTGCTATATAA
- a CDS encoding Smr/MutS family protein: MCLEIGNKVAVLDDVLKGKVIHIMGDEISIETSDGMVFKFNSSELVRIGIEQHELSKFSDINNALLKDKIAQNKPKKSLFKKEKKEIILEVDLHISKLTKSTRNMDNYDMLNLQLDTAKNKIEFAISKRIPKIVFIHGVGEGVLRSELQRLLNKYPVQFYDASYKKYGLGATEVYVFQNAN, translated from the coding sequence ATGTGTTTAGAAATTGGAAATAAAGTGGCGGTTTTAGATGATGTTTTAAAAGGAAAAGTCATCCATATTATGGGTGATGAAATTTCGATTGAAACTAGCGATGGCATGGTTTTTAAGTTCAATTCGTCTGAATTAGTAAGAATTGGAATAGAGCAACATGAACTCTCTAAATTTAGTGATATCAACAATGCACTACTAAAGGATAAAATTGCTCAAAATAAGCCAAAGAAAAGCTTGTTTAAAAAAGAAAAAAAGGAAATAATTTTAGAGGTTGATTTACATATTAGTAAATTAACAAAATCTACAAGAAACATGGATAATTACGACATGTTAAACCTTCAGTTAGATACTGCAAAAAATAAAATTGAGTTTGCTATTTCTAAACGAATTCCTAAAATAGTTTTTATTCATGGAGTTGGTGAAGGAGTTTTAAGGTCAGAGCTTCAACGATTATTAAATAAATATCCGGTTCAATTTTATGATGCTTCCTATAAAAAATACGGTTTAGGAGCAACAGAAGTTTATGTTTTTCAGAACGCTAATTAA
- the ppk2 gene encoding polyphosphate kinase 2: MEISPKNLKKLNSKKGLLALLSKEPLNIGRAIRYVDYQRKLEKLQVELIRLQTWAINQEERIIVVFEGRDAAGKGGAIRRLTERINPRHMRIVALPKPTEDEQTQWYFQRYIEQLPKAGEIVFFDRSWYNRAVIEPVNGFCTQEEYQIFMNQVNDFERMILESGIHVVKIYMSISKKEQAKRFEDIKSNPLKQWKMTKLDEKAQDFWDEYTEYKNAMFEKTNTAISPWKIIRANRKTEARVNVINHILDRIPYDKNLKV, from the coding sequence ATGGAAATATCACCTAAAAATTTAAAGAAGTTAAATTCTAAAAAAGGCTTATTAGCGTTGTTGTCTAAAGAACCGTTAAATATTGGTAGAGCAATTAGATATGTAGATTATCAACGTAAACTAGAAAAGTTACAAGTAGAGTTAATTCGTTTACAAACTTGGGCAATTAATCAAGAAGAAAGAATAATTGTTGTTTTTGAAGGTAGAGATGCTGCAGGTAAAGGTGGGGCAATTAGAAGGTTAACAGAACGTATTAATCCTCGTCATATGCGTATTGTTGCATTACCAAAACCAACAGAAGACGAGCAAACACAATGGTACTTTCAAAGATATATAGAGCAATTACCAAAAGCTGGTGAAATTGTTTTTTTTGATAGAAGTTGGTACAATAGAGCGGTTATTGAACCCGTAAACGGATTTTGTACTCAAGAAGAGTATCAGATTTTTATGAATCAGGTAAATGATTTTGAAAGAATGATTTTAGAATCTGGAATTCATGTAGTTAAAATTTATATGTCTATTTCTAAAAAAGAACAAGCAAAACGTTTTGAAGACATTAAAAGCAATCCATTAAAACAATGGAAAATGACAAAACTAGATGAAAAAGCCCAAGATTTTTGGGATGAATATACCGAGTATAAAAATGCAATGTTCGAAAAAACAAATACTGCAATTTCTCCTTGGAAAATAATTAGAGCAAATAGAAAAACAGAAGCACGCGTAAATGTTATCAATCACATTTTAGATCGTATTCCGTATGATAAAAATTTAAAAGTTTAA
- the ppk2 gene encoding polyphosphate kinase 2, protein METKKGLTAADFQGAKNTEELLALIADKNETYNKVKKTLQYNEELRLLQIELVKLQRWISNNNKRVAIIFEGRDAAGKGGNIRRFMEHLNPRSSRLVALNKPTEVEKGQWYFQRYIKELPNPGEIVFFDRSWYNRAVVEPVMGFCTDQQYKEFLVQVPEFEHMMYEDGVVIIKFWLSISKDEQLKRFEGRKENPLKRWKFSPVDKQGQILWDRYTHYKREMFSKTHTSYSPWMMIKTNDKKVARLEAIRHVLSMFDYDEKEDSKTVLNPDPNVVMRYYRSNTNID, encoded by the coding sequence ATGGAGACAAAAAAAGGATTAACTGCAGCAGACTTTCAAGGTGCTAAAAATACAGAAGAACTTCTGGCGCTTATAGCGGATAAAAACGAGACTTATAACAAAGTAAAAAAAACACTTCAGTATAATGAAGAGTTAAGATTGCTTCAAATAGAGTTGGTTAAATTACAACGTTGGATATCTAATAACAACAAGCGGGTTGCTATTATTTTTGAAGGTAGAGATGCAGCTGGTAAAGGTGGTAATATTCGTAGATTTATGGAGCATTTAAACCCACGTTCTAGTAGGTTGGTGGCTTTAAATAAACCTACCGAAGTAGAAAAAGGGCAGTGGTATTTTCAACGTTATATAAAAGAATTACCAAACCCAGGAGAAATTGTTTTTTTTGATAGAAGCTGGTATAATAGAGCTGTTGTAGAACCTGTTATGGGGTTTTGTACAGACCAACAATATAAAGAGTTTTTGGTGCAAGTGCCAGAGTTTGAGCACATGATGTACGAAGATGGTGTGGTAATCATTAAATTTTGGCTTTCTATATCTAAAGATGAGCAATTAAAACGTTTTGAAGGCAGAAAAGAAAATCCATTAAAAAGATGGAAATTTAGTCCTGTAGATAAGCAAGGTCAAATTCTTTGGGATAGATACACTCACTACAAAAGAGAAATGTTTTCTAAAACTCATACCTCATACAGCCCTTGGATGATGATTAAAACGAATGATAAAAAAGTAGCAAGATTAGAAGCTATTAGACATGTTTTATCTATGTTTGATTATGATGAAAAAGAAGACTCAAAAACAGTTTTAAACCCAGATCCTAATGTTGTAATGCGTTATTATAGATCTAATACTAATATAGATTAA
- a CDS encoding lipid A deacylase LpxR family protein, whose translation MKNFLFILALFASSLIIAQEKFSKEISFRTDNDLYVSATRDRYYTSGVFLEYRYLSSKKNEFLEKRIFEWKIGHEMYTPYKATVENMNEHDRPFAGYLYGGFKIQRVYKSNQIFNTSAQIGVIGADSYAEELQEFIHDIYGFKKAVGWQYQIKNAFALNFNAEYLKTLATTNDNNLDITWVNTLNAGTVYTNIASGFYSRIGLKPLQNLTNSIAFNTNLNDDKTSNYREIESFFFVKPMLRYAFYDATLQGSFLNKTSPITKNIMPFVFDIEVGLKFTANRFNFGYSFNYNTSKSKDLRFTYGHRYGSVIINYLLR comes from the coding sequence ATGAAAAATTTCCTGTTTATTCTAGCTCTATTTGCGTCTTCACTAATTATTGCACAAGAAAAATTTTCTAAAGAAATTAGTTTTAGAACAGACAATGATTTGTATGTTTCTGCAACTAGAGACAGGTATTATACTAGTGGAGTTTTTTTAGAATACAGATATCTTTCGAGCAAAAAAAATGAATTTTTAGAAAAGCGAATTTTTGAATGGAAAATTGGTCATGAAATGTACACACCGTACAAAGCTACGGTTGAAAACATGAATGAACACGACAGACCTTTTGCAGGCTACTTATATGGAGGCTTTAAAATACAAAGAGTCTATAAAAGCAATCAAATTTTTAATACTTCTGCTCAAATTGGTGTTATTGGCGCTGACTCTTATGCCGAGGAATTACAAGAATTTATACATGATATTTATGGTTTTAAAAAAGCCGTAGGTTGGCAATATCAAATAAAAAATGCTTTTGCACTAAACTTTAATGCAGAATACTTAAAAACCCTTGCAACAACCAATGATAATAACTTAGATATTACTTGGGTTAATACGTTAAATGCTGGTACTGTTTATACAAATATTGCCTCTGGTTTTTACAGTAGAATTGGTTTAAAACCACTGCAAAATTTAACAAACTCAATAGCATTTAATACCAATTTAAATGATGACAAAACAAGTAATTACAGAGAAATAGAAAGTTTTTTCTTTGTTAAACCAATGTTACGTTATGCTTTTTATGATGCAACCTTACAAGGCAGTTTTTTAAACAAAACAAGTCCAATTACAAAAAACATTATGCCTTTTGTTTTTGATATTGAAGTTGGTTTAAAATTTACTGCTAATCGATTTAATTTTGGTTACAGTTTTAACTACAACACAAGTAAATCTAAAGATTTAAGATTTACGTATGGTCATAGATACGGCAGCGTTATCATTAATTATTTATTACGTTAA
- a CDS encoding ATP-dependent DNA helicase, protein MINKTTDFYGELLKKFHFTPTSKQDKLLRLLSDFSFSEDTDALFLLKGYAGTGKTTTISAFVNSLKTINKKAVLLAPTGRAAKVIAVYSKRPAFTIHKKIYFPKKQANGGVGFVLQPNKHRNTIFIVDEASMIPDSRQNQQLFDSGSLLDDLIRYVYSGHQCKLIFIGDTAQLPPVKLNISPALEQDTLMYDFHKNVTEIELDEVMRQHEDSGILANATLLRLMIQNDTTNFKFDIDFPDIVRLDDGYDIEDALVTAYDSGGIEDTAFIVRSNKRANQYNQQIRMNIRGQENEISAGDFIMVVKNNYFWLKENSTAGFIANGDICEVLKIFSIKELYGFKFAEVEVRMIDYPDMQPFETVLLLDTLTSESPSLTYDESNKLYQAVKEDYAHLKSKSKQFMEIKKNVFFNALQVKFSYAMTCHKSQGGQWKTVFIEQPYLPEGVSKEYFRWLYTALTRAQEKLYLIGFKDEFFND, encoded by the coding sequence ATGATAAATAAAACAACCGATTTTTACGGAGAATTACTGAAAAAATTTCATTTTACACCTACTTCTAAGCAAGATAAATTATTACGCCTTTTAAGTGATTTTAGTTTTAGCGAGGATACTGATGCCCTCTTTTTATTAAAAGGGTATGCAGGTACAGGAAAAACAACTACCATTAGTGCATTTGTAAATAGTTTAAAAACTATAAATAAAAAAGCAGTTTTATTAGCGCCAACAGGTAGAGCGGCTAAAGTGATTGCTGTGTATTCTAAAAGACCTGCATTTACAATTCATAAAAAAATATATTTCCCTAAAAAACAGGCAAATGGTGGTGTTGGATTTGTTTTACAGCCCAATAAGCATAGAAATACAATTTTTATTGTAGATGAGGCTTCCATGATTCCTGATAGTAGACAAAATCAACAATTATTTGATTCTGGTTCTTTATTAGACGATTTAATTAGATATGTATATTCTGGTCATCAATGTAAATTGATTTTTATTGGAGATACGGCACAGCTTCCGCCTGTAAAATTAAATATTAGTCCTGCTTTAGAGCAAGATACATTAATGTATGATTTTCATAAAAATGTTACAGAAATAGAATTGGATGAAGTGATGCGTCAGCATGAAGATTCTGGAATTCTTGCAAACGCTACTTTATTACGATTGATGATACAAAACGATACCACTAACTTTAAGTTTGATATTGATTTTCCGGATATTGTAAGATTAGATGATGGCTATGATATAGAAGATGCTTTGGTAACGGCTTATGATAGTGGAGGTATAGAAGATACTGCTTTTATTGTGCGATCTAATAAAAGAGCAAATCAATACAACCAACAAATTAGAATGAATATTCGTGGGCAAGAAAATGAAATTTCTGCGGGTGATTTTATAATGGTGGTTAAAAATAATTATTTCTGGTTAAAAGAAAATTCAACCGCAGGTTTTATTGCCAATGGAGATATTTGTGAAGTATTAAAAATATTTTCTATTAAAGAATTATACGGCTTTAAATTTGCGGAAGTAGAAGTAAGGATGATTGATTATCCAGACATGCAACCTTTCGAAACCGTTTTATTATTAGATACTTTAACTAGTGAATCTCCATCGTTAACTTACGACGAATCCAATAAACTGTATCAAGCGGTAAAAGAAGATTATGCCCACTTAAAATCAAAGTCTAAACAGTTTATGGAAATTAAAAAGAATGTTTTCTTTAATGCTTTGCAAGTAAAGTTTTCGTATGCTATGACCTGTCATAAATCTCAAGGAGGACAATGGAAAACGGTTTTTATAGAGCAGCCTTATTTACCCGAAGGAGTATCTAAAGAATATTTTAGATGGTTGTATACAGCATTAACAAGAGCGCAAGAAAAATTATATTTAATTGGTTTTAAAGACGAATTTTTTAATGATTAA
- a CDS encoding DUF3822 family protein, with the protein MTKTVIKTNSTITLEHSKDTKLSIQFNLDGFSFCITNTTTKETIYFSEYVFNEKQVTPENLLKKIEEIFKTDTHLQKDFSSVLVVHQNNLFTLVPTPYFSEDKLSEYLNFNIKTLATDFIAFDDIENCNAKNVYVPYVNINNYLFQNFGEFEYKHHLTILIEKLILKNNSDEKKVFINVSKNNFDIVVLQNKQLEFSNSFYFDTKEDFIYYILFTFEQLKLDVEKTPLSFIGNIEKTSEIYKITYQYIRNVSFLESNNKIFNQLDVSKHSNYILLSS; encoded by the coding sequence ATGACAAAGACGGTGATAAAAACGAATAGTACAATTACATTAGAACACTCAAAAGATACAAAGTTATCCATCCAATTTAATTTGGATGGATTTTCTTTTTGTATCACAAATACTACAACAAAAGAAACCATCTATTTTTCTGAATACGTATTTAATGAAAAACAAGTAACTCCAGAAAATCTTTTAAAAAAAATAGAAGAGATCTTTAAAACAGATACACACCTACAAAAAGACTTTTCTTCTGTTTTAGTGGTACATCAAAACAATTTATTTACACTTGTACCTACACCTTATTTTTCTGAAGATAAACTCTCTGAATACCTTAATTTTAATATTAAAACATTAGCTACAGATTTTATTGCTTTTGATGATATCGAAAACTGCAATGCTAAAAATGTATATGTGCCTTATGTAAATATTAATAATTATTTATTTCAAAATTTTGGAGAGTTCGAATACAAGCATCATTTAACTATTTTAATTGAAAAATTAATTTTAAAAAATAATAGTGATGAAAAAAAAGTATTTATAAATGTCTCTAAAAATAATTTTGATATCGTTGTACTTCAAAACAAACAATTAGAGTTTTCGAATTCTTTTTATTTTGATACAAAAGAAGATTTTATCTATTACATCTTATTTACTTTTGAACAATTAAAATTAGATGTAGAAAAAACACCACTTTCTTTTATTGGTAATATTGAAAAAACATCTGAAATTTATAAAATAACCTATCAATATATTAGAAATGTATCTTTTCTAGAAAGCAATAATAAAATTTTTAATCAATTAGATGTATCTAAACATTCTAATTACATCCTTTTAAGTTCATGA
- a CDS encoding RsmD family RNA methyltransferase codes for MRIISGKHKSRRLSAPKNLPVRPTTDMAKESLFNILNNTYYFDGISVIDLFSGTGNISYEFASRGTKDIYAIDAHFGCIKYINETSKTLDLPINTFKSDVYKFLEKTSLQADVIFADPPYDFDEEQFLKIVDLVFTRNLLKEEGVLIVEHSKHTDLSKHKNHSYDKRYGGNVFSFFENE; via the coding sequence ATGAGAATAATTTCTGGAAAACACAAAAGCAGACGTTTATCAGCGCCTAAAAACTTACCTGTTCGTCCTACAACAGATATGGCAAAAGAATCGTTGTTTAACATCTTAAACAACACGTACTACTTTGATGGTATTTCGGTTATCGATCTTTTTTCTGGTACAGGAAACATTAGCTATGAATTTGCTTCTAGAGGTACAAAAGATATTTATGCAATTGATGCACATTTTGGTTGTATAAAATACATCAACGAAACATCAAAAACATTAGATTTACCTATAAACACCTTTAAAAGTGATGTTTATAAATTTTTAGAAAAAACCTCGCTACAAGCAGATGTTATTTTTGCAGATCCTCCTTATGATTTTGATGAGGAACAATTTTTAAAAATAGTAGATTTGGTTTTTACAAGAAACCTACTTAAAGAAGAAGGTGTGTTAATTGTAGAGCATTCTAAACATACCGATTTATCTAAACACAAAAACCATAGTTACGACAAACGTTATGGTGGAAATGTATTTAGCTTTTTTGAAAACGAATAA
- a CDS encoding AAA family ATPase: protein MSDVKAVTDLVAKFKNIKAEIAKVIIGQHEAVDFTLLSVFCGGHSLLVGVPGLAKTLLVNTVSDALGLNFKRIQFTPDLMPSDILGSEILDENRHFKFIKGPIFSNIILADEINRTPPKTQAALLEAMQERSVTVSGNHYKLDLPFFVLATQNPIEQEGTYPLPEAQLDRFMFSIYLEYPSFKEEVEVVKSTTGNKKETINPLFSAQEIVEIQKLIRKIPVADNVIEYAVRLVGKTRPKSKEATELVKSYLDWGAGPRASQNLILAAKAHAAINGKFSPDIENVKAVAVPILSHRIVKNYKAEAEGVTVSDIIKSLL from the coding sequence ATGTCTGACGTTAAAGCAGTAACTGATTTAGTAGCTAAATTTAAAAACATAAAAGCAGAAATTGCAAAAGTAATTATTGGTCAGCATGAAGCTGTAGATTTTACTTTGTTATCTGTTTTTTGTGGCGGACACTCATTATTAGTTGGTGTGCCAGGTTTGGCAAAAACGTTGTTGGTTAATACAGTTTCTGATGCATTAGGTTTAAACTTTAAAAGAATACAATTTACACCCGATTTAATGCCTTCTGATATTTTAGGAAGTGAAATTTTAGATGAAAACAGACACTTTAAATTTATTAAAGGGCCTATTTTTTCTAATATTATTCTTGCTGATGAAATTAATAGAACGCCTCCTAAAACGCAAGCAGCATTATTAGAAGCTATGCAAGAGCGTTCTGTAACGGTTTCTGGGAATCATTACAAGTTAGATTTGCCTTTTTTTGTATTGGCAACACAGAACCCAATTGAGCAAGAAGGAACTTATCCTTTGCCAGAAGCACAATTAGATCGTTTTATGTTTTCAATTTATTTAGAATATCCTTCTTTTAAAGAAGAGGTAGAGGTTGTAAAAAGTACAACAGGAAATAAAAAAGAAACGATAAACCCTTTATTTTCTGCGCAAGAAATTGTTGAAATTCAAAAACTAATACGTAAAATACCTGTTGCGGATAATGTTATAGAATATGCGGTTCGTTTAGTAGGTAAAACAAGACCTAAATCTAAAGAAGCTACAGAGTTAGTAAAATCTTATTTAGATTGGGGAGCAGGTCCAAGAGCTTCTCAAAATTTAATTTTGGCAGCAAAAGCACATGCAGCAATTAATGGTAAATTTTCTCCCGATATAGAAAATGTAAAAGCCGTTGCGGTTCCTATTTTGTCACATAGAATTGTAAAGAATTACAAAGCAGAAGCAGAAGGAGTTACCGTTTCTGATATTATAAAATCACTACTGTAA